The Ignavibacteriales bacterium genome has a segment encoding these proteins:
- a CDS encoding glycoside hydrolase family 28 protein: MQSKSLCKNRSTVIRIFLVIFLSSIFINSIYCNDLPKNNSTGWKQLPKILSNIKKPVFPKKDYRIQLTSEADARAIIQESIDKCSASGGGRVIIQKGNYFVNGPINLKSNVNLHFEDGVLLKFSTNPDDYLPIVKTRWEGIECYNYSALIYAYDQKNIAITGKGILDGQATNENWWRWKGNKEFGWTKDSPSQNDSLGRPLLVKMNLEQVRVEQRIFGKGHYLRPNFIQLCKCKNILIEGVTFLNSPMWVIHPLLSQNITIQEVSTIGSGPNTDGCDPESCKDVLIKDCFFKNGDDNIAIKSGRNNDGRRINVSSENIVIQNCKMKDGHGGVTIGSEISGGCRNVFAENCEMDSPNLDRAIRIKANTFRGGIVENIFIRNIKVGEVGDAVIHFDMKYEPKEGEDGGFLPVWRNIDIRNITSSKSKFAMFLIGLKNSPIKNLVIENCEFNQAAEKSVLENVENPMLKNLFINSKPYAKGVNQ, from the coding sequence ATGCAAAGCAAGTCATTATGTAAAAACAGATCAACAGTTATTCGGATTTTTCTCGTAATATTCCTTTCTTCAATTTTTATCAATAGCATTTATTGTAATGATCTGCCAAAGAATAATTCCACCGGTTGGAAACAACTTCCTAAAATATTAAGTAATATAAAAAAACCGGTCTTTCCAAAAAAAGATTATAGAATTCAGCTAACCTCAGAGGCTGATGCCAGAGCAATAATTCAAGAATCAATTGACAAGTGTTCTGCTTCCGGCGGCGGAAGGGTCATTATTCAAAAAGGGAATTATTTTGTGAATGGGCCGATCAATTTGAAGAGTAATGTGAATCTTCATTTTGAGGACGGTGTGTTATTAAAATTCAGTACGAACCCGGATGACTACCTACCTATAGTCAAGACTAGATGGGAAGGAATTGAGTGTTATAATTATTCAGCACTCATTTATGCTTATGATCAGAAAAATATTGCAATAACAGGAAAAGGTATCCTTGACGGACAAGCTACAAATGAAAACTGGTGGAGATGGAAGGGAAATAAAGAATTCGGATGGACAAAAGATTCTCCATCTCAAAACGATAGTTTGGGCAGACCTTTACTTGTAAAAATGAACTTAGAACAGGTACGCGTTGAACAGAGAATTTTCGGGAAAGGGCATTATCTACGTCCAAATTTTATCCAATTATGTAAATGTAAAAATATTCTTATCGAGGGAGTTACTTTTTTAAATTCTCCTATGTGGGTAATTCACCCGCTCCTTTCGCAGAATATTACAATTCAAGAAGTTTCGACAATTGGTTCAGGTCCAAACACGGATGGATGCGATCCTGAATCATGCAAAGATGTTTTGATAAAAGATTGTTTTTTTAAAAATGGTGATGATAACATTGCAATAAAATCCGGAAGAAATAATGACGGAAGAAGAATTAACGTTTCAAGCGAGAATATTGTTATACAAAATTGCAAAATGAAAGATGGACACGGCGGAGTAACTATCGGCAGCGAAATATCCGGTGGATGCAGAAATGTTTTTGCTGAGAACTGCGAAATGGACAGCCCAAATCTAGACCGGGCGATACGGATTAAAGCAAATACTTTCCGCGGCGGTATTGTTGAAAATATTTTTATTAGAAATATTAAAGTTGGTGAAGTAGGAGACGCGGTAATTCATTTTGATATGAAATACGAACCGAAGGAAGGGGAGGATGGCGGATTTCTGCCTGTCTGGCGTAATATTGATATTCGAAACATAACGAGTTCTAAAAGTAAATTTGCGATGTTCCTAATAGGTTTGAAAAATTCGCCTATAAAAAATTTGGTAATTGAGAACTGCGAATTCAATCAAGCTGCTGAAAAATCTGTTTTAGAAAATGTTGAAAATCCCATGCTGAAAAATTTGTTTATTAATAGTAAACCTTATGCAAAAGGTGTTAACCAGTAA
- a CDS encoding rhamnogalacturonan acetylesterase yields MKKIIFLKKIFIVSALVVTVFLFYNFLIENKPTIYLIGDSTMADKPLDDNPERGWGQLFPNFFNDDVAIDNHAMNGRSTKSFIDQGLWKAVYDKLKPGDYVFIQFGHNDSKITDTTRYAEPHTAYKQNLIRYVNDARAKGAFPVLITPVNRRKFDDAGKFVDQHGDYPGVVREVAALLNVPLIDLHAKSLELFSKLGAEGTKNLFLLSVPPKTYKALPDGKFDNTHFTRIGAIVIAQMVVDGIKELKLPIVKMLKSNYDHSEIAKGKVVSLDYFFNHELKKDAAGNEYQFHYTWEDKENSGFSKLGNIIENFGATLYEIHNAPVKDELKNASIYIIVDPDTPLETSNPNYLLNNSIDEIVSWVKDGGVLLLMGNDKGNSEFEHFNNLSEKFGIHFNEVSLNKVDGKNYDMGKFDLFPNHPLFEGIKKIYLKEISTFSLKEPAQPVLVRGDEIIMTTSNFGKGFVFAVGDPWLYNEYIDHRKLPEDFQNYKAAENLFKWLLSKAIIVKNEN; encoded by the coding sequence ATGAAAAAGATAATTTTTTTGAAAAAAATATTTATTGTAAGTGCTTTAGTAGTCACGGTTTTTTTGTTTTATAATTTTTTAATCGAGAACAAACCAACTATTTATCTAATCGGCGATTCAACCATGGCGGATAAACCGCTTGATGATAATCCGGAAAGAGGATGGGGACAATTATTTCCTAACTTCTTTAATGATGATGTTGCAATAGATAATCATGCAATGAACGGACGGAGTACAAAAAGTTTTATTGATCAAGGATTATGGAAAGCGGTTTATGATAAGCTAAAACCGGGCGATTATGTTTTCATTCAGTTTGGACATAATGATTCAAAAATTACCGATACAACACGGTATGCCGAACCGCATACGGCATATAAACAGAATCTGATCCGTTATGTAAACGATGCACGAGCCAAAGGCGCTTTCCCAGTTCTAATTACTCCGGTTAACAGAAGAAAGTTTGATGATGCTGGAAAATTTGTTGATCAGCACGGAGATTATCCCGGGGTTGTTCGTGAGGTTGCCGCATTATTAAATGTTCCGTTAATTGATCTTCATGCAAAAAGTTTGGAGCTGTTTTCAAAACTTGGCGCCGAAGGAACAAAAAATTTATTTCTCCTTAGCGTTCCACCAAAAACTTACAAGGCATTACCGGATGGAAAATTTGACAACACGCATTTCACTCGTATTGGTGCGATCGTAATAGCACAGATGGTTGTTGACGGAATCAAAGAATTGAAATTACCGATAGTGAAAATGCTAAAATCAAATTATGATCATTCTGAAATAGCAAAAGGTAAAGTTGTATCACTCGATTATTTCTTTAATCATGAATTGAAAAAAGATGCTGCCGGGAATGAATATCAATTCCATTATACTTGGGAAGATAAAGAAAACTCCGGTTTTTCGAAGCTGGGCAACATAATAGAAAATTTTGGAGCTACTCTGTATGAAATTCATAACGCCCCGGTTAAAGATGAATTAAAAAATGCAAGTATTTACATTATTGTTGATCCCGATACTCCTCTTGAAACATCCAATCCAAATTATTTACTTAATAATTCAATTGATGAAATTGTTAGTTGGGTAAAAGATGGAGGTGTACTTCTGTTAATGGGCAATGATAAAGGCAATTCGGAATTTGAACATTTCAATAATCTTTCTGAAAAATTCGGAATTCATTTCAATGAAGTTAGCTTGAATAAAGTTGACGGTAAAAATTATGATATGGGAAAGTTTGATCTATTCCCAAACCATCCACTCTTCGAAGGAATTAAAAAAATATATCTGAAAGAAATCAGTACTTTCTCTTTAAAAGAGCCCGCTCAACCTGTTTTAGTCAGAGGTGATGAAATAATCATGACGACTTCAAATTTTGGAAAGGGATTTGTTTTTGCGGTCGGTGATCCGTGGTTATATAACGAATATATTGATCACCGCAAACTTCCAGAAGATTTCCAGAACTATAAAGCGGCGGAAAATTTATTTAAGTGGCTTCTCTCTAAAGCAATTATTGTTAAAAATGAAAATTGA
- the kduI gene encoding 5-dehydro-4-deoxy-D-glucuronate isomerase has product METRYLPNQTGFARLTTDELRPAFVFENLFEHNKISLTYLDTDRAIIGSAVPTDKPLKLESSKKEMAADFFCERREVGIINIGNAGSVSVDGKEFTLENKELLYIGRGSKEVFFSSKNSSQPALFYIVSYPAHKEYPTVQMTKENADSRQLGTQAQANVRKLSRYIHKDGVQSCQLVMGFTELAEGNVWNTMPPHTHPRRSEIYLYFNLKDDNIVVHLMGEPHATRSVIMRNRQAIVSPAWSVHSAAGTSNYTFVWAMGGENQAFDDMDAVSMTEIL; this is encoded by the coding sequence ATGGAAACGCGATATTTACCAAATCAAACGGGCTTTGCTCGCTTAACAACGGATGAGCTCCGCCCGGCTTTTGTTTTTGAAAATCTATTCGAGCATAATAAAATTTCTTTAACTTATCTTGATACTGACCGCGCAATAATTGGTTCGGCAGTTCCAACTGATAAACCATTGAAATTAGAAAGCAGCAAGAAAGAAATGGCAGCTGATTTCTTCTGCGAACGCCGCGAAGTAGGGATAATTAATATTGGGAATGCTGGTTCTGTTTCGGTTGACGGAAAAGAATTTACTTTAGAAAACAAGGAGTTGCTCTACATTGGCAGAGGATCTAAGGAAGTTTTTTTCTCCAGTAAGAATTCTTCTCAACCAGCATTATTTTATATTGTTAGTTATCCCGCGCATAAAGAATATCCAACTGTACAAATGACGAAAGAGAATGCCGATTCGCGTCAGCTCGGCACACAAGCTCAAGCCAATGTTCGGAAACTATCCAGATATATTCATAAAGATGGTGTTCAGAGTTGCCAGCTGGTAATGGGATTTACAGAACTTGCTGAAGGAAATGTCTGGAATACAATGCCTCCGCATACTCATCCTCGCCGCTCTGAGATATATCTTTATTTTAATCTCAAAGATGATAATATTGTTGTGCATTTGATGGGCGAGCCGCATGCAACAAGGAGTGTAATCATGAGAAATCGGCAGGCAATTGTCTCTCCTGCATGGTCGGTCCACAGTGCAGCCGGGACAAGTAATTATACTTTTGTCTGGGCAATGGGTGGAGAAAATCAGGCATTCGATGATATGGATGCAGTTTCTATGACTGAAATACTGTAG
- a CDS encoding DUF4861 domain-containing protein: MKLNFHFKRFMKIRLILCLLIVFGFQIQTISASENQNGEGKALPNFYIKAQNNLDREQQNVLISIPLDKIKIKYNDFNENAFIAFDGNTQIPTQTEDLDGDKIPDNILLLLDFKANEKKTITVQYDKMAVLKKEFKKRTQAILAAKVDYTLKDGFYTGGKFVNVPELKMPQNHFAHDALIKFEGPGWESDKVAYRFYLDSRNRNDIFAKKIDDVVLDRVGNNDLVSDSKESYTVMCDWGMDVFKVGESLGIGSIGMWYDGKVNTISKTEKVVCKILTDGIIKSNILTQYSGWQVGQKKFDLNSLISISAGSRLTKEEITLTGNAENICTGLAKHEGCSLINDENNLEWSYIASYGKQSLAGDNLGLALFFKRTDLLKITEDPASFITILKPADGKLTYYFAAAPEMELNGIKFKEEFINYLNDTILELGNPVNVEY, from the coding sequence ATGAAATTGAATTTCCATTTTAAGAGATTTATGAAGATTAGATTAATTCTGTGTTTGCTAATTGTATTCGGATTTCAAATACAAACGATCTCTGCATCGGAGAACCAAAATGGGGAAGGAAAGGCACTTCCAAATTTCTATATAAAAGCTCAGAATAATCTTGATCGTGAACAGCAGAATGTTCTCATCTCTATTCCGCTCGACAAAATTAAAATTAAGTACAACGATTTTAACGAGAATGCATTTATAGCGTTCGATGGCAATACACAAATTCCTACTCAGACCGAAGATCTCGATGGCGACAAAATTCCCGATAACATTCTTCTGCTTTTAGATTTTAAAGCGAATGAGAAAAAAACGATCACTGTCCAATATGATAAAATGGCAGTGCTTAAAAAAGAATTCAAAAAGAGAACACAGGCAATTCTTGCTGCTAAAGTTGATTATACATTGAAAGACGGATTTTATACCGGTGGAAAATTTGTGAATGTGCCGGAATTAAAAATGCCGCAGAATCATTTTGCGCATGACGCATTAATAAAATTTGAAGGACCCGGATGGGAATCGGATAAAGTAGCTTACCGGTTTTATCTTGATTCGAGAAACCGTAACGACATTTTTGCGAAAAAGATTGACGATGTAGTTCTTGATCGTGTTGGTAACAATGATCTTGTCTCCGACAGCAAAGAATCTTATACCGTAATGTGCGATTGGGGAATGGACGTTTTCAAAGTAGGTGAATCGTTGGGAATCGGTTCAATAGGAATGTGGTATGATGGAAAAGTCAATACAATATCTAAAACGGAGAAAGTTGTTTGCAAAATTTTAACCGACGGAATTATCAAGTCAAATATTCTCACTCAATATTCCGGCTGGCAGGTTGGACAGAAAAAATTTGATCTCAATTCGTTAATATCAATTTCAGCCGGAAGCAGATTGACAAAAGAGGAAATTACATTAACCGGCAATGCTGAAAATATTTGTACCGGTTTAGCAAAACATGAAGGATGTTCATTAATCAATGATGAAAATAATCTTGAATGGAGTTATATAGCCTCGTACGGCAAGCAAAGTTTAGCCGGTGATAATCTCGGCCTTGCTCTTTTCTTCAAACGAACAGATCTATTAAAAATTACAGAAGATCCGGCAAGTTTTATTACAATTTTAAAACCGGCAGATGGGAAGCTCACTTACTATTTTGCTGCGGCTCCGGAGATGGAACTAAACGGGATAAAGTTCAAAGAAGAGTTCATTAATTATTTGAACGATACAATACTGGAACTGGGCAATCCGGTAAATGTTGAGTATTGA
- a CDS encoding glycoside hydrolase family 88 protein: MNKKRFSFLKKIFFLICLPAFSINSQTVQDIKIDTGKPWSVRIADSFILRHPADVINDTSTFNGKWTYDQGVLLEGLHQLGKLTKDEKYFNYIKTNIDQFVTDDGKIKTYKYLDFNIDNINTGRELLYLYTRTNQQKYKIAADSLRKQLANQPRTKSNGFWHKKIYPYQMWLDGLYMGEPFYAEYSKLFNEPQNFDDIVHQFVWIEKQTRDKRTGLLYHAWDESKEQKWANPVTGRSPHFWSRAMGWYVMALVDVLDFLPEIHKGRTELIKILQRLCTSLLKYRDPKTNLWYQVTDLPERKGNYLEASASCMFTYAFTKGANNGYLPKKFLAQAKKSFDGVIKNLVTIDKDGFINLHKTCKGAGLGGKPYRGGSFEYYISEPTRTNDLKGLGPFINAAVELEKGKAF, from the coding sequence ATGAATAAAAAAAGATTTTCTTTCCTTAAAAAAATATTTTTTCTGATCTGTCTTCCCGCATTTTCTATTAACTCACAAACAGTTCAAGATATTAAAATTGATACTGGCAAACCATGGTCGGTTAGAATTGCCGACTCATTTATCTTGCGTCACCCGGCTGATGTTATTAATGACACGAGTACATTCAACGGAAAGTGGACTTACGATCAGGGCGTATTGCTGGAAGGATTGCACCAATTAGGAAAACTCACCAAAGACGAAAAATATTTTAATTATATCAAAACCAATATAGATCAGTTCGTAACTGATGACGGTAAAATAAAAACATATAAGTACCTGGACTTTAATATTGACAATATTAATACAGGACGAGAACTTTTATATCTATATACAAGGACCAATCAGCAGAAATATAAAATTGCGGCTGACTCTCTGCGCAAACAGTTGGCTAATCAACCCAGAACTAAAAGCAACGGATTCTGGCATAAGAAAATTTATCCTTATCAAATGTGGCTTGACGGTTTGTATATGGGAGAACCATTTTATGCCGAATATTCCAAATTGTTTAACGAGCCTCAAAATTTTGATGACATAGTACATCAATTTGTCTGGATCGAAAAACAAACTCGCGATAAAAGAACCGGGCTTCTCTATCATGCATGGGATGAGAGCAAAGAGCAGAAATGGGCAAACCCGGTAACAGGCAGATCACCTCATTTCTGGTCGCGTGCGATGGGATGGTATGTCATGGCTCTTGTTGATGTTCTCGATTTTCTTCCTGAAATACATAAAGGAAGAACTGAACTAATTAAAATCTTACAACGACTTTGCACTTCTTTGCTAAAATACCGGGACCCAAAAACTAATTTGTGGTATCAGGTTACCGATCTGCCGGAAAGGAAAGGAAATTATCTTGAAGCTTCTGCTTCATGTATGTTTACATACGCATTCACCAAAGGCGCCAATAACGGCTATCTGCCTAAAAAGTTTTTAGCTCAAGCTAAAAAATCTTTTGATGGAGTAATTAAAAATCTTGTAACAATTGATAAAGACGGCTTTATAAATCTTCATAAAACATGCAAAGGTGCGGGATTGGGCGGCAAGCCGTACCGCGGCGGTAGTTTTGAATATTATATCAGCGAGCCGACGCGAACGAACGATCTTAAAGGACTCGGACCATTTATAAATGCGGCAGTAGAATTGGAAAAAGGAAAAGCTTTTTAA
- a CDS encoding right-handed parallel beta-helix repeat-containing protein, with protein MAWLIRRCFIVSFLFFSVNLWAQSSTFYVDPASGNDLNIGSIEAPFKTINKGISALTSSGTIYLRGGTYLLSVTVRPTLSGSASGYFNLWAYPGELPILDFSTQPFGNSSRGLNIAVNYWHVKGLEVKNAGDNGIYITGGFNIIENCAIHDNKDTGLQISENGHDNRIINCDSYNNADPSQANADGFAPKLGVGDNNYFYGCRAWQNSDDGWDGYLDTAIDVTTVLENCWCFKNGYLKDGSASSGNGNGFKMGGSTGQNLAHNFILKNCLVFDNRVKGFDQNHNRGSMTLYNCSALNNGSYNFSINETLNEGKILTIKNSISLGSSGVRLLSTVIEQCNTWSAGFSVSGADFKSINTAAAYGPRKSDGSLPEIDLMHLQSGSKLIDAGVDVGIPFLGLAPDLGAFEFVPGPTKVESSIIISNKFSLLQNYPNPFNPETTIQYLIPASGLVEIKIYDVNGRLVKELFNGFNEAGIHEINWKGMSQAGSKVASGNYFCTVKFKNQFRSLKLVLLK; from the coding sequence ATGGCCTGGTTAATAAGAAGATGCTTTATTGTTTCATTCTTATTTTTCTCTGTTAATTTGTGGGCTCAATCCTCAACATTTTATGTAGATCCAGCTTCAGGTAACGATTTAAACATCGGATCAATCGAAGCACCATTTAAAACAATAAACAAAGGAATTAGCGCACTTACTTCCAGCGGGACAATTTATTTACGCGGTGGAACTTATCTATTATCCGTTACAGTTAGACCAACGCTTAGCGGTTCCGCATCAGGTTATTTTAATCTTTGGGCATATCCTGGAGAATTACCGATTCTTGATTTTTCTACACAACCTTTCGGTAACAGTTCAAGAGGACTCAATATAGCAGTAAATTATTGGCACGTTAAAGGGCTTGAAGTTAAGAATGCCGGAGATAATGGAATTTATATTACAGGCGGATTCAACATTATTGAAAATTGCGCGATACATGATAACAAAGACACAGGATTACAAATCAGCGAGAATGGGCATGACAACAGGATCATCAACTGTGATTCATACAATAATGCTGATCCATCGCAAGCTAATGCAGATGGCTTCGCTCCAAAGTTGGGTGTCGGTGACAATAATTATTTCTATGGTTGTCGAGCCTGGCAGAACTCTGATGATGGATGGGATGGATATTTGGATACAGCGATTGATGTTACAACGGTTTTAGAAAATTGCTGGTGCTTCAAGAATGGTTACCTTAAAGATGGAAGTGCGAGTTCCGGAAATGGAAATGGATTTAAGATGGGAGGAAGCACTGGTCAAAACTTAGCGCACAATTTTATTCTAAAAAATTGTCTCGTTTTTGATAATCGTGTAAAAGGTTTCGATCAGAATCATAACCGTGGTTCAATGACATTATATAATTGTTCCGCATTAAACAACGGCTCTTATAATTTTTCAATAAATGAAACTTTAAACGAAGGGAAAATTTTAACAATTAAAAACAGTATCTCACTTGGTTCATCAGGCGTCCGTCTTCTAAGTACGGTGATTGAACAATGCAACACTTGGTCAGCTGGGTTTTCTGTTTCCGGTGCTGATTTTAAAAGTATAAATACCGCCGCTGCGTATGGTCCAAGAAAATCTGACGGGAGTCTGCCGGAAATAGATCTTATGCACCTTCAATCCGGCAGCAAACTAATTGACGCGGGTGTTGATGTTGGAATTCCATTTTTAGGATTGGCTCCTGATCTCGGTGCATTTGAATTTGTTCCGGGACCGACAAAAGTTGAATCCAGTATTATTATTTCAAATAAATTTTCACTATTGCAGAATTATCCAAATCCGTTTAATCCCGAAACGACGATCCAATATTTAATTCCAGCTTCCGGATTAGTTGAAATAAAAATTTATGATGTCAACGGAAGATTAGTAAAAGAATTATTCAATGGTTTTAATGAAGCAGGAATTCATGAAATTAACTGGAAAGGAATGAGCCAAGCAGGAAGCAAAGTTGCTTCCGGAAACTATTTCTGCACTGTTAAATTTAAGAATCAGTTCAGATCACTGAAATTAGTTTTGTTAAAATAA
- the kduD gene encoding 2-dehydro-3-deoxy-D-gluconate 5-dehydrogenase KduD → MTNLFDLTGKTAIVTGASTGLGQGMTLGLASAGADILLVDHVSSEETLKEVNDLGRKAEQLVINLMEDGAVQKTVDKALDVFGKVDILINNAGIIRRTPAIDFSEKDWDEVMNLNSRVVFFLSQAVAKDMMKRKYGKIISVASLLSFQGGITVPSYSASKGAVAQVTKALANEWAKFGLNINAIAPGYFATNNTKALREDPIRSKAILDRIPAERWGTPNDLQGAAIYLASKASDYVNGHVLVVDGGWMAR, encoded by the coding sequence ATGACTAATCTGTTTGATCTTACTGGAAAAACTGCAATCGTTACCGGCGCGAGTACAGGACTTGGTCAGGGCATGACCTTGGGTTTAGCTTCCGCTGGCGCTGATATATTATTGGTCGATCATGTCTCTTCTGAAGAAACTTTAAAAGAGGTTAATGACCTTGGCAGAAAAGCAGAACAGCTCGTTATCAACCTAATGGAAGATGGCGCTGTTCAAAAAACTGTAGATAAAGCATTAGATGTTTTCGGAAAGGTTGATATTCTTATTAATAATGCAGGCATAATAAGAAGAACTCCTGCAATCGACTTCTCTGAAAAAGATTGGGACGAAGTTATGAATCTTAATTCGCGTGTTGTGTTTTTTCTTAGCCAGGCAGTAGCAAAAGATATGATGAAACGGAAATACGGAAAGATAATTAGTGTTGCATCGCTTCTCAGTTTTCAAGGCGGCATTACTGTTCCATCATATTCAGCGAGTAAAGGTGCGGTTGCTCAGGTAACAAAAGCACTTGCAAATGAATGGGCAAAATTTGGGCTTAATATAAATGCAATTGCCCCCGGGTATTTTGCTACTAATAATACAAAAGCGCTCCGCGAAGATCCTATCCGTTCAAAAGCTATTCTGGATAGAATCCCAGCCGAACGCTGGGGAACTCCAAATGATTTGCAAGGTGCGGCAATATATCTTGCATCAAAAGCTTCAGATTATGTTAATGGCCATGTTTTGGTTGTTGACGGCGGCTGGATGGCTAGATAA
- a CDS encoding pectinesterase family protein, producing the protein MKSFVKIFLIIFLLFLTQSSCFTEVGVDLIVAKNGSGNYTTIQEAVNAAPLKSEKPFVIYIKDGVYNEKIFIEKNFITLIGEDRDSTIIIYAELRRNWIAEHPGNDWGSAVINIANGVTNLSIINLTVYNNYGSTHSMEEKPNDHQFAIRGGGTKVVILNCNVKADGGDTLSLWNTVDGMYYHANCYFEGWVDYVCPRGWCYITDSKFYGHNLTASIWHDGSNNPDQKFVIRNSTFDGVKDFPLGRNHRDGQFYLLDCKFSSNMADKPIYLAQPASSYKWGERYFYFNCHRDGGDYNWFANNLNKAPGSPSPKEITAEWTFAGKWNPEKNIEYCNALLNSISKKKEKIK; encoded by the coding sequence ATGAAAAGTTTTGTTAAAATATTTCTAATAATATTTCTATTATTTTTAACGCAATCATCATGCTTTACGGAAGTCGGCGTAGATCTTATAGTTGCTAAAAACGGTAGCGGAAATTACACAACAATTCAAGAAGCAGTAAACGCTGCCCCGTTGAAATCTGAAAAACCGTTTGTTATTTATATTAAGGATGGCGTCTACAATGAAAAAATCTTTATCGAGAAGAATTTTATTACACTCATTGGTGAAGATAGAGACAGTACAATAATAATTTATGCGGAACTTCGCAGAAATTGGATTGCAGAACATCCGGGTAATGATTGGGGATCTGCTGTAATCAACATTGCGAACGGAGTAACCAATCTTTCTATAATAAATCTTACTGTGTATAATAATTACGGTTCAACGCATTCGATGGAAGAAAAACCGAATGATCACCAATTCGCTATTCGCGGTGGCGGAACAAAGGTCGTAATTCTTAATTGTAATGTTAAAGCCGATGGGGGTGATACGCTCAGTCTTTGGAATACAGTAGACGGAATGTATTATCACGCGAATTGTTACTTCGAAGGCTGGGTGGATTATGTTTGTCCGCGCGGATGGTGTTACATAACAGATTCGAAATTCTACGGACATAACCTAACCGCGAGCATTTGGCATGACGGCAGCAATAATCCCGATCAGAAATTTGTAATTAGAAATTCTACATTTGATGGAGTAAAGGATTTTCCACTTGGAAGAAATCACCGTGACGGACAATTTTATCTTCTTGATTGTAAATTTTCTTCTAACATGGCAGACAAACCGATTTATCTTGCTCAACCTGCTTCTTCTTACAAATGGGGAGAGAGATATTTCTATTTTAATTGTCATCGCGATGGCGGAGATTACAATTGGTTTGCTAATAATCTAAACAAAGCGCCGGGCTCACCATCACCAAAAGAAATCACTGCTGAATGGACGTTTGCCGGAAAATGGAATCCCGAAAAAAATATCGAGTATTGTAATGCATTATTAAATAGTATTTCTAAGAAAAAGGAAAAAATAAAATGA